A stretch of Micropterus dolomieu isolate WLL.071019.BEF.003 ecotype Adirondacks unplaced genomic scaffold, ASM2129224v1 scaffold_201, whole genome shotgun sequence DNA encodes these proteins:
- the mea1 gene encoding male-enhanced antigen 1 produces MEVCSSTMGPERVLPNSEDELGEDERPADGALLPVWSGGEGGGEEEEVGDMELEGEGEEEEEEEEEEEEENSGGYYYQPLNQDPEGVNGGEQPGEERGEEEEPSPTEQLQQVQHRIQVMGLHLPEAPPPESDEEDDPEGAAAQRSRASIPMDADHVELVKRTMAAVALPSLAVPSWATEISDDQWKDMVQSTLQSRQSAGALRLTRRGNINGP; encoded by the exons ATGGAAGTTTGCAGCTCCACGATGGGACCGGAGAGAGTCTTGCCGAACTCTGAGGACGAGCTGGGGGAGGACGAGCGTCCGGCCGACGGAGCGCTGCTGCCCGTGTGGAgcgggggggagggagggggtgaggaggaggaggtgggagaCATGGAgctggagggagagggagaggaggaggaggaagaggaggaggaggaggaggaggagaacagtgGAGGGTATTATTACCAACCTCTGAACCAGGACCCTGAAGGCGTGAACGGTGGCGAGCAGCcgggggaggagaggggggaggaggaggagccctCCCCCACcgagcagctgcagcaggtgcAGCACAGGATACAG GTGATGGGTCTGCACCTGcctgaagctccgcccccagAGAGCGACGAGGAGGACGACCCTGAGGGGGCGGCGGCCCAGAGGAGCCGAGCCTCCATCCCCATGGACGCAG ACCACGTGGAGCTGGTGAAGAGGACGATGGCGGCTGTGGCGTTGCCGTCTCTGGCCGTGCCGTCGTGGGCCACTGAGATCTCAGACGACCAGTGGAAGGACATGGTCCAGAGCACGCTGCAGAGCCGGCAGAGCGCCGGTGCCCTGCGCCTCACCCGCAGGGGCAACATCAACGGTCCCTGA